TAACCAGTTAATACATTATCTTCTGGGTATTTAAGTAATGTCGGTTTTGGTTTCGCTAACATGTAGGCTAATGTCATCGGACCAATTCGACCAATGATCATGATCACCACCATAATGTATTTACCCGGTTCCGACAATTCTGCAGTTAAACCGGCTGATAAACCGACGGTTGCAAATGCTGAAATGGTTTCAAACATGACTTTTTCAAAACTGGCTTTTTCGGTCAACATCAATAAAAACATAGAAAACGTAAGGATAATACCACTAACTACGATGATCGCCAAAGATCGGGTTACTTTTGGCCAACTTACCGTACGTCTAAACATCACCACATTTTGTTTTTGTCTCAAAAATGACCACGTCGCAACCACTGCCACCACAAAGGTCGACACTTTAATACCACCACCAGTTGAAGCAGAGCCAGCACCAATTAGCATCAGCACGATCATAATCAATAAAGCAGGCTGCCCCATTTGCGTAATATCGATACTATTAAAACCAGCAGTACGCGCGGTTGCCGATTGGAAAAATGCCGCTAGCCATTGCCCTTCTTCCGATAAATGCCCCATGGTATGAATATTATTATGCTCAAGCAGCCAAAACATCACTGTACCAAACAAGAGTAATACCGGTGTGGCAATTAACATGATTTTAGTATGAAGATTAAAACCGCGAAAACCGCGACGCCAATGAGCACTAACATCGGCAATAACTGTAAAACCGAGACCACCAAAAATAAACAACAATGCCAGAGGGATCACAACTTCTGGGTTAGATACATAATGCATTAAACTGTCGGAAAACAATGAAAAACCCGCATTATTAAACGCAGATACCGCATGAAAAAGCGAATACCATAGGCCCTTTCTCCAACCTAACTCAGGTACCCAAGTAAAAGCGAGCACCGCCATACCAAATAATTCAGCAATCATCGCAAAGATAATAATTTTCTTAACCAATTTTCTAAGGTTAATTCCCTTTTCTTGTCCTAACGCTTCTTTGGCTGCTGATTGCTGTTTTAAGCTTAAACGGACACCAAAGATATACAGTAAGATTGCCGAAAGTGTCATTTGACCTAAGCCACCAATTTGCATCAGCAACATAAGTAAAACTTGCCCTTCGATAGTGAAATGAGAACCGGTATCAACCACACCTAAACCCGTTACACTAATAGCAGATGTAGCGGTAAATAATGCATCAGCAAAAGATAAACCCGATACAGAGAATAACGGCATGGTCAAAAGTACAGCGGAAGGGACTAAGATAGATAAAAAACTACCTAAAATGATTTTTGGCTCTGACCAGCCTTTTTTCTCACCATCTTGTTTGATGGCAAATATGGAACCTTTTCTATCTATAACGCTCATAATTCACGCTTCGCTTACATTGATTTCATTCTATGAGCCATTGCAGAGTGAGGCCCAACAATAAAGAGGATATCCCCCATCTCTAAAACCGTGTTGTAATCAGGTGAGTCTATAATTTCAGGACCACGTTTAATCGCCAATACTTTCATATCTGCGTCTTTACACATGGAAACATCGCCCAGTTTTTTACCCATATTTTTAAGCGCAATAACGATTTCAGAAATCGCTAAGCCGCTACCAATATCGTGGAAATCAAACACGCGACGATCAAGCATTTTACGCGCGACGCGGACTCCCATATCTCGTTCAGGTAAAATCACATGGTCGGCACCAATTTTTTGTAAGATTTTGGCATGAAACTTATCATTCGCCTTAACCCAGACATTTTTAGCGCCTAATTCTTTTACCACCAGCGTCGTTAAGATACTGGCATTCACATCAGAGCCGATGGCAACCATCACCATATCGTATTCATCAA
This portion of the Vibrio algicola genome encodes:
- a CDS encoding potassium channel family protein, which translates into the protein MKSISKQFAVIGLGRFGSSVCRELSDSGAEVLAVDINEARVNAVSNITNNAIVANCSNEETAQELKLDEYDMVMVAIGSDVNASILTTLVVKELGAKNVWVKANDKFHAKILQKIGADHVILPERDMGVRVARKMLDRRVFDFHDIGSGLAISEIVIALKNMGKKLGDVSMCKDADMKVLAIKRGPEIIDSPDYNTVLEMGDILFIVGPHSAMAHRMKSM
- a CDS encoding TrkH family potassium uptake protein; translated protein: MSVIDRKGSIFAIKQDGEKKGWSEPKIILGSFLSILVPSAVLLTMPLFSVSGLSFADALFTATSAISVTGLGVVDTGSHFTIEGQVLLMLLMQIGGLGQMTLSAILLYIFGVRLSLKQQSAAKEALGQEKGINLRKLVKKIIIFAMIAELFGMAVLAFTWVPELGWRKGLWYSLFHAVSAFNNAGFSLFSDSLMHYVSNPEVVIPLALLFIFGGLGFTVIADVSAHWRRGFRGFNLHTKIMLIATPVLLLFGTVMFWLLEHNNIHTMGHLSEEGQWLAAFFQSATARTAGFNSIDITQMGQPALLIMIVLMLIGAGSASTGGGIKVSTFVVAVVATWSFLRQKQNVVMFRRTVSWPKVTRSLAIIVVSGIILTFSMFLLMLTEKASFEKVMFETISAFATVGLSAGLTAELSEPGKYIMVVIMIIGRIGPMTLAYMLAKPKPTLLKYPEDNVLTG